The Leptodactylus fuscus isolate aLepFus1 chromosome 3, aLepFus1.hap2, whole genome shotgun sequence genome has a segment encoding these proteins:
- the SSR3 gene encoding translocon-associated protein subunit gamma — MAPKGSSKQQSEEDLLLQDFSRNLSAKSSALFYGNAFIVSAIPIWLYWRIWHMDLVQSAVLYSVMTLVSTYLVAFAYKNVKFVLKHKVAQKREDAVSREVTRKLSEADNRKMSRKEKDERILWKKNEVADYEATTFSIFYNNTLFLVLVIVASFFLLKNFNPTVNYILSISAASGLIALLSTGSK; from the exons ATGGCTCCCAAAGGCAGCAGCAAGCAGCAGTCCGAGGAGGATCTGCTTCTCCAGGACTTCAGCCGCAACCTGTCAGCCAAGTCTTCCGCTCTCTTCTACGGCAATGCGTTCATCGTTTCTGCTATCCCGATCT GGCTATACTGGAGGATATGGCACATGGATCTGGTCCAGTCTGCTGTTCTCTACTCCGTGATGACTCTTGTCAGCACATACCTCGTAGCCTTCGCTTACAAGAATGTTAAGTTTGTTCTTAAACACAA GGTGGCCCAAAAGCGTGAAGATGCTGTTTCCAGGGAAGTAACCCGCAAACTGTCTGAAGCTGACAACAGGAAGATGTCTCGTAAGGAAAAAGATGAAAG GATTCTTTGGAAGAAAAACGAGGTTGCAGATTATGAGGCTACTACCTTCTCCATTTTCTACAACAACACGTTGTTCCTGGTGTTGGTTATTGTCGCCTCCTTCTTTCTGCTTAAGAACTTCAACCCTACAGT AAACTACATTCTGTCTATAAGTGCTGCTTCTGGCCTTATTGCACTGCTGTCTACTGGATCAAAGTAA